The sequence below is a genomic window from Microbulbifer hydrolyticus.
TTCTTCCAGTGTTTCCAGGCAATCGGCGGAAAACGCCGGACAGATCACGTCGACGCTCGAAACCCCGCTGCGCCCCCACTCAACCAGGGTTTTATCCGTGTAGGGCTGAAGCCACTCCGCCTTGCCGAAACGCGACTGGAAAGTGATTTCCCACTTTTCCCGGGGAAGCCCCAGAGCCGCGGCCAGCCGCTCTGCAGTACCACAACAGTGCTCGTAATAGGGGTCGCCCTTGCGCGTGTTCGCCTTGGGTATTCCGTGGAAAGACATCATCAGCTTTTCCGCTGCACCGTGTTTATCCCAGTGCTCGCGAACAGTGTTTGCCAAGGCTTCAATGTAGCGTGGGTGTTTCCAGTAGTCGTGCACCACGGAAATGTCGGGTACGTTGCGCGATTTTCGGATTATCCTCGCCACCTGATCGTAAATTGCGCCAGTGGTCGTCGCCGAATACTGTGGGTAAAGTGGCAACACAGTAAACCCGGTTGCTCCTTCCTCCTGCAGCCGCGCGACCGTCTCAGAAAGGTTGGGGGTTCCGTAGGTCATGGCATAAGCGACCAAGGGGCCGCCATCTTGCCCGGCCTCACCTTCCACTCCGATCTCTCCTGCCCCTGCCTGAAGCCGCTCCTGCAGTAAATCCACCTGGCGCCGGGTGTAATACACGATCGGCGAGCCAGTTACAGCCTCTCCATCCAGCCCATGATTCCAGATCTCCTGGTAGGCAGGTGCTATCCGCTTGGGCCTCAGCGGTAAAATAAACAGGTTGAGTATCAGCTGCCAGACCGGCTTCGGAATTTCCACCACCCGGGTATCCGATAAAAACTCCCGGAGAAACGCCCGCACAGCGCCAGGAGTCGGCTCTGCAGGAGTCCCCAGATTCATCAGAATGATCGCGTGAGCCATATTCGTTCGCAC
It includes:
- the hemH gene encoding ferrochelatase; this translates as MAHAIILMNLGTPAEPTPGAVRAFLREFLSDTRVVEIPKPVWQLILNLFILPLRPKRIAPAYQEIWNHGLDGEAVTGSPIVYYTRRQVDLLQERLQAGAGEIGVEGEAGQDGGPLVAYAMTYGTPNLSETVARLQEEGATGFTVLPLYPQYSATTTGAIYDQVARIIRKSRNVPDISVVHDYWKHPRYIEALANTVREHWDKHGAAEKLMMSFHGIPKANTRKGDPYYEHCCGTAERLAAALGLPREKWEITFQSRFGKAEWLQPYTDKTLVEWGRSGVSSVDVICPAFSADCLETLEEIAVENRANFIDAGGREYRYIPALNAREDHIAMIEAIVRERIPGTKAG